One Etheostoma spectabile isolate EspeVRDwgs_2016 chromosome 12, UIUC_Espe_1.0, whole genome shotgun sequence genomic window carries:
- the LOC116698494 gene encoding tetratricopeptide repeat protein 39C isoform X2, whose protein sequence is MEAKSILQQREAIYPNSSLFTFFKGRVQRLECQISTALTSFRDALDLASDQREIQHVCLYEIGWCSMIELNYKEAYRAFERLKTESRWSQCYYAYLTGACQGATGDLEGAVTVFKDVEKLLKRKNNQIEMFSMKRAEKLKTTSLSKELCILSVIEILYLWKALPNCSTTNLQTMTQVLLGIDDASCAGLKNLLLGAIKRCLHNNNDAIQFFSLAARDEVGRLSNSYVQPYSCYELGCVLLNTPESAGKGRMLMLQAKEDYAGYDFENRLHVRIHSALASTMASAAQP, encoded by the exons ATGGAAGCCAAATCCATTCTTCAACAAAGGGAGGCTATCTATCCAAACTCCTCCctcttcacttttttcaaaggcagagtCCAACGCCTCGAG TGCCAGATCAGTACAGCCTTGACGTCCTTCCGTGATGCCTTAGATCTGGCCTCTGACCAGAGGGAGATTCAGCACGTGTGTTTATATGAAATAG GTTGGTGCAGCATGATCGAACTAAACTACAAAGAAGCCTACAGGGCCTTTGAGCGACTGAAGACCGAGTCTCGCTGGTCCCAGTGCTACTATGCCTATTTAACTGGAG CGTGCCAAGGAGCCACAGGTGATCTAGAAGGCGCTGTCACAGTTTTCAAGGATGTTGAAAAACTTTTAAAACGCAAGAATAATCAGATTGAGATGTTCTCCATGAAGAGG GCTGAGAAGCTTAAGACCACAAGTCTGTCCAAAGAACTCTGCATCCTGTCTGTGATTGAGATTCTTTATCTGTGGAAAGCTCTACCCAACTGCTCCACCACCAACCTTCAGACAATGACACAAG TCCTGCTGGGGATTGACGATGCCTCGTGTGCAGGCCTGAAAAACTTGCTTCTTGGTGCCATAAAAAGATGTCTTCATAATAACAACGATGCCATTCAG ttTTTCAGTCTGGCTGCAAGGGATGAGGTTGGCCGTCTGAGCAATTCTTATGTGCAGCCCTATTCCTGCTATGAACTGGGCTGTGTGCTGCTGAACACCCCAGAG TCTGCAGGGAAGGGCAGAATGTTGATGCTTCAGGCTAAG GAGGACTATGCTGGCTATGACTTTGAGAACAGGCTCCACGTTCGTATTCATTCAGCTCTCGCCTCCACGATGGCTTCTGCAGCCCAGCCTTGA
- the LOC116698494 gene encoding tetratricopeptide repeat protein 39C isoform X1, with the protein MAQLREPAPGSVDDDKTDGINDAELALKGINMLLNNGFKESDELFRLYRNHSPLMSFGASFVSFLNAMMTFEEEKMQLAFEDLKATERLCESENTGVIETIKNKIKRNMDSQRSGVAVVDRLQRQIIIADCQVYLAVLSFIKQELSSYIKGGWILRKAWKMYNKCYSDITHLQESSRIKASEQRAKPPPSLSSDTSDHSLTSSPGPSPSLGLGGISPEALDRLKGSVSFGYGLFHLCISMVPPHLLKIVNLLGFPGNRLQGLSALTYASESKDMKAPLATLALLWYHTVVQPFFALDGTDTQAGLMEAKSILQQREAIYPNSSLFTFFKGRVQRLECQISTALTSFRDALDLASDQREIQHVCLYEIGWCSMIELNYKEAYRAFERLKTESRWSQCYYAYLTGACQGATGDLEGAVTVFKDVEKLLKRKNNQIEMFSMKRAEKLKTTSLSKELCILSVIEILYLWKALPNCSTTNLQTMTQVLLGIDDASCAGLKNLLLGAIKRCLHNNNDAIQFFSLAARDEVGRLSNSYVQPYSCYELGCVLLNTPESAGKGRMLMLQAKEDYAGYDFENRLHVRIHSALASTMASAAQP; encoded by the exons ATGGCGCAGCTGAGAGAACCAGCCCCGGGAAGCGTGGATGATGACAAGACGGACGGTATCAACGACGCGGAGCTGGCACTGAAAGGAATCAATATGCTCCTCAACAATGGATTCAAGGAGAGCGACGAGCTCTTCAGATTATACAG GAACCACAGTCCTTTGATGAGTTTTGGTGCCAGTTTTGTAAGTTTTCTG AATGCCATGATGACGTTTGAGGAGGAGAAAATGCAGTTGGCCTTTGAGGACCTCAAAGCTACAGAGAGACTGTGTGAGAGTGAAAACACCGGTGTTATTGAGACCATTAAAAACAAGATCAAGAGGAAT ATGGACTCTCAGAGGTCGGGGGTTGCTGTAGTGGACCGACTCCAGAGGCAGATCATCATTGCAGACTGCCAGGTTTACCTTGCAGTGTTGTCTTTCATCAAACAAGAGCTGTCAT CATACATCAAAGGAGGCTGGATCCTACGTAAAGCCTGGAAGATGTACAACAAATGTTACAGCGACATCACACACCTGCAGGAGAGCAGCAGAATAAAGGCCTCTGAACAGCGAGCAAAACCGCCTCCATCTCTGTCCTCTGACACCTCCGACCACAGCCTCACGTCTTCCCCCGGGCCGAGCCCATCCCTGGGACTGGGCGGCATCAGCCCAGAGGCTCTGGATCGGCTAAAAGGGTCGGTCAGCTTTGGTTACGGCCTCTTCCACCTCTGTATCTCCATGGTGCCGCCGCACCTCCTGAAGATTGTCAACCTGCTGGGCTTCCCTGGCAACCGCCTTCAAGGCCTGTCAGCACTTACATACGCCAGTGAAAGTAAGGACATGAAGGCCCCCTTAGCTAC CCTGGCCCTCCTGTGGTACCACACAGTAGTGCAGCCCTTCTTTGCTCTGGatggcacagacacacaggcaggCCTGATGGAAGCCAAATCCATTCTTCAACAAAGGGAGGCTATCTATCCAAACTCCTCCctcttcacttttttcaaaggcagagtCCAACGCCTCGAG TGCCAGATCAGTACAGCCTTGACGTCCTTCCGTGATGCCTTAGATCTGGCCTCTGACCAGAGGGAGATTCAGCACGTGTGTTTATATGAAATAG GTTGGTGCAGCATGATCGAACTAAACTACAAAGAAGCCTACAGGGCCTTTGAGCGACTGAAGACCGAGTCTCGCTGGTCCCAGTGCTACTATGCCTATTTAACTGGAG CGTGCCAAGGAGCCACAGGTGATCTAGAAGGCGCTGTCACAGTTTTCAAGGATGTTGAAAAACTTTTAAAACGCAAGAATAATCAGATTGAGATGTTCTCCATGAAGAGG GCTGAGAAGCTTAAGACCACAAGTCTGTCCAAAGAACTCTGCATCCTGTCTGTGATTGAGATTCTTTATCTGTGGAAAGCTCTACCCAACTGCTCCACCACCAACCTTCAGACAATGACACAAG TCCTGCTGGGGATTGACGATGCCTCGTGTGCAGGCCTGAAAAACTTGCTTCTTGGTGCCATAAAAAGATGTCTTCATAATAACAACGATGCCATTCAG ttTTTCAGTCTGGCTGCAAGGGATGAGGTTGGCCGTCTGAGCAATTCTTATGTGCAGCCCTATTCCTGCTATGAACTGGGCTGTGTGCTGCTGAACACCCCAGAG TCTGCAGGGAAGGGCAGAATGTTGATGCTTCAGGCTAAG GAGGACTATGCTGGCTATGACTTTGAGAACAGGCTCCACGTTCGTATTCATTCAGCTCTCGCCTCCACGATGGCTTCTGCAGCCCAGCCTTGA